The following proteins are co-located in the Terriglobia bacterium genome:
- a CDS encoding ATP-binding cassette domain-containing protein, with translation MLIPEVSQKCANVGQRGYKLSGGERQRLGIARAMLRRSQILIFDEASSEIDAESDRHIGDAIRGLKVSKTVIIIAHRLATAITADLIVVMDCGKIVAQGKHKELFSSCRYYRDLCSAQFIKKNDRFLYGYVGNVVQGA, from the coding sequence GTGCTCATACCAGAGGTGTCCCAAAAATGTGCCAATGTGGGGCAGCGGGGATACAAGTTGTCCGGTGGGGAACGACAGAGGTTGGGGATTGCGCGCGCAATGCTGAGACGCTCGCAGATCCTGATCTTCGATGAGGCAAGTTCGGAAATCGATGCGGAGAGCGATCGACACATTGGGGACGCGATCAGGGGGCTGAAAGTAAGCAAAACGGTCATCATTATTGCTCACAGATTGGCGACCGCCATTACGGCTGACCTGATTGTCGTTATGGATTGCGGAAAGATTGTAGCTCAGGGTAAGCACAAGGAGTTATTCTCTAGTTGTCGGTATTATCGTGATTTGTGTTCGGCGCAGTTTATCAAGAAGAATGACAGGTTTCTGTACGGATATGTCGGGAACGTCGTGCAAGGTGCATGA